CCTGGCCATCCTCATCGCGTTCTGCTTCGGTGCTCTGCTCGAGTCGCTCGCCGGCTTCGGTGCCCCGGTTGCCATCTCGGCGGCCATGCTCATGGCGGCGGGCATGAAACCGCTGAAGTCGGCCATTGTCTCGCTGCTGGCCAATACCGCCCCCGTCGCTTTTGGCGCCATGGCCGCGCCGATCATTGCGCTCAACGGTGTCACGGGCCTTCCCATTCACGAACTGTCGCAGATGACCGGACGCCAGACACCGTTCATTGCCGTGCTCGTTCCGCTCATTCTCGTGTTCATCGTGGATGGCAAGCGTGGGCTGAAGCAGACCTGGCCGGTGGCGCTGGTGGCCGGACTCGTTTTTGGTCTCGCCCAGTTCGTCACCTCCAACTTCTTTGCCGTGGAGCTCACAGACGTCGTTGCCGCCGTGGCTACCGTCGGTGCCGTGCTGCTGATGCTGCGTTTCTGGCAGCCCACCGAAACAATTGGCCTCTCCCCCGATGAGGCTGCCGTTCTCGTAGGATCCGAGACGGTGCCCAGCTCGAACACCGCAACCGTTCGGGGTGCTGCGTCGTCACGGTCGTCCATGACACAGCCTTCGACAACACAGCCTTCGACAACACAGCCCGCCACAACACAGCCCGCGACATCCGCTGCTACAGCCACGGGGGCGATTGCGAGCATCGCTCGGGTTGCTCGACCTCGCACCAGCCAGGTGATGCTGTCCATTGCGCCGTACCTGATCATCATGACGATCTTCTCGATTGCGCAGATTCCGGCGATCAAGGCGTGGCTGTCCGTGGTCGGCAGCGTGACATTCCAGTGGCCCGGCCTGAACGTTGCCAACTCGGCCGGCGATCCCGTGCCGGCACAGATGTTCAAGCTCGACCATTTCAAGGCCACCGGTACGCTGCTCTTCTTCTCTGGCCTGCTCACCATGGCGCTCTATCGCGTCTCCCCGCGCCGCGGACTCACCATTTACTGGGACACCCTCGTGCAGTTGCGTTGGACGATCGTGACCGTCACCGCCGTTCTTGCCCTGTCGTTCGTGATGAACCTCTCCGGCCAGACCAACACCCTCGGTGTGGCGCTGGCCACCACCGGTGGATTCTTCGCGGTACTCTCGCCGCTGATCGGGTGGATTGGCGTGGCCCTCACGGGTTCTGACACCTCGTCCAACTCGCTCTTCGGGCAGCTGCAGGTAACCGCGGCAACCCAGACCGGACTCTCGCCGCTGCTCATGGCGGCTGCCAACTCCTCGGCCGGCGTGCTCGGCAAGATGCTGTCCCTGCAAAACCTGGCCGTGGCCGCCGCTGCCGTGGGTATGGCCGGGTCCGAGAGCCTCCTGTTTCGCAAACTCATCGGCTGGAGCCTCGGCCTACTCGTGCTCATCACGATTCTGATCCTGCTGCAGTCAACCCCCGTACTCGGATGGATGGTGCCCTAATCTCTCACTCCACAGTTTCCGCCACAGCTGCTGTCGCCACCCTCGATGCTCTGCGCGGGGCGGTCACCGACTCCGACCGGGTGCTCACCCGGGCAATCGATCGGCACGCGAATGCGCACGACGCGTCGCACTTCCTGCTGATTCCCCAGGCCGTGGTGGTGGCGGCCGATGCCGCCGAGGTGGGCCGGTTGTTACGAGCGAGTGCCGCTCAGGGCGTGCCGCTCACGTTTCGCTCCGGCGGGACAAGCCTCAGCGGTCAGGCACTCACCGACGGCGTGCTCGTGGATGTTCGTCGTAATTTCAAGCGTGTCGACGTGCTGGACGGCGGCATGCGGGTGCGGGTGCAGCCCGGAGTCACGGTTCGCGCGCTCAATGCACGTCTGGCGCGCTTCGGACGCAAGTTCGGTCCGGACCCGGCCAGCGAGGCCGCCTGCACCATTGGTGGGGTCGTTGCCAACAATTCCTCGGGCATGGCCTGTGGCACGGTCGACAACACCTACCAGACGCTCGAGTCCCTCACCGTGGTGTTGCCGAGCGGCACGGTGATTGACACGGGCGAAGCGGATGCCGACGCGCGCCTCCGCGCCCTCGAGCCCGAACTCCACGAGGGCCTCGTGCGCCTCTCCCGCCGTGTGCGCTCGAATCCGGCCTCGGTCGCCACCATCCGGCACCAGTTCTCCATGAAGAACACCATGGGCTACGGCGTCAATTCCTTCCTCGACTTCGAACGCCCGGTCGACATTCTCGCTCACCTCATCGTGGGCAGCGAGGGCACCCTCGGGTTTGTCGCCGAAGCCGTCTTCCGCACGATCCCCATCCAGTCGCACGTCACCACCGGCCTGCTGGTGTTTCCCGATCTGGAGGCCGCCAACGCTTCTCTCTCGGCTCTCGTGCAGGCGGGCGCCGCCACGCTCGAGCTCATGGATGCCCGCTCGCTGCGCGTGGGCCAGGGTCTCGACGAGACCCCTGCCGTCATTCGCGACCTTGCCGTGAAAGAGCACGCCGCACTGCTGGTGGAGTTTCATGCCGATACCGCCGACGGCCTCGCCGACACCAGTGCGGCCGGTCTCGAGCTGATGCCCACTCTGGGACTGAGCACGCCTGCACTTTTCAGCACCGACGCATCCGTTCGAAAAGAACTGTGGCACCTGCGCAAGGGGCTGTATGCGGCCGTGGCTGGCGCTCGTCCGGCCGGCACGACCGCGCTGCTGGAAGACGTGGTGGTTCCCGTGCCCGCCCTCGGTCCCACCTGCATTGAGCTGATTGACCTGTTCGATCAGTATGGGTACGAGGACACCGTGATCTTTGGCCACGCCAAGGATGGCAACATTCACTTCATGCTGACCGACGGGTTCACCGGCACCGAGTCGATCGAACGGTACCGGGCGTTCACCGAAGACATGGTGGATCTCGTGCTCGGCGAGGGCGGGTCCCTCAAAGCCGAGCACGGCACGGGTCGCGTCATGGCTCCCTATGTGCGCCG
This sequence is a window from Cryobacterium sp. CG_9.6. Protein-coding genes within it:
- a CDS encoding L-lactate permease; protein product: MQITDPLFGNLALSALCAALPLILLFVLLGVFRMKAHKAALAGLLLSIVLAIVGWQMPIGQALSAAGAGAFYGLVPILWILVNALWIYKLTVATPWFEVLGRTIRSISNDLRILAILIAFCFGALLESLAGFGAPVAISAAMLMAAGMKPLKSAIVSLLANTAPVAFGAMAAPIIALNGVTGLPIHELSQMTGRQTPFIAVLVPLILVFIVDGKRGLKQTWPVALVAGLVFGLAQFVTSNFFAVELTDVVAAVATVGAVLLMLRFWQPTETIGLSPDEAAVLVGSETVPSSNTATVRGAASSRSSMTQPSTTQPSTTQPATTQPATSAATATGAIASIARVARPRTSQVMLSIAPYLIIMTIFSIAQIPAIKAWLSVVGSVTFQWPGLNVANSAGDPVPAQMFKLDHFKATGTLLFFSGLLTMALYRVSPRRGLTIYWDTLVQLRWTIVTVTAVLALSFVMNLSGQTNTLGVALATTGGFFAVLSPLIGWIGVALTGSDTSSNSLFGQLQVTAATQTGLSPLLMAAANSSAGVLGKMLSLQNLAVAAAAVGMAGSESLLFRKLIGWSLGLLVLITILILLQSTPVLGWMVP
- a CDS encoding FAD-binding and (Fe-S)-binding domain-containing protein, which translates into the protein MDGALISHSTVSATAAVATLDALRGAVTDSDRVLTRAIDRHANAHDASHFLLIPQAVVVAADAAEVGRLLRASAAQGVPLTFRSGGTSLSGQALTDGVLVDVRRNFKRVDVLDGGMRVRVQPGVTVRALNARLARFGRKFGPDPASEAACTIGGVVANNSSGMACGTVDNTYQTLESLTVVLPSGTVIDTGEADADARLRALEPELHEGLVRLSRRVRSNPASVATIRHQFSMKNTMGYGVNSFLDFERPVDILAHLIVGSEGTLGFVAEAVFRTIPIQSHVTTGLLVFPDLEAANASLSALVQAGAATLELMDARSLRVGQGLDETPAVIRDLAVKEHAALLVEFHADTADGLADTSAAGLELMPTLGLSTPALFSTDASVRKELWHLRKGLYAAVAGARPAGTTALLEDVVVPVPALGPTCIELIDLFDQYGYEDTVIFGHAKDGNIHFMLTDGFTGTESIERYRAFTEDMVDLVLGEGGSLKAEHGTGRVMAPYVRRQYGDELYDVMRSLKVLCDPTGMLNPGVIMNDDPDVHLRDIKTTPLVAEEVDRCVSCGYCEPVCPSRELTLTPRQRIVTLRAIEQAKIDGDTELAAELSKDYTYSAVETCAVDGMCQTACPVNIDTGSLVKRLRRAQPKPVQEKVWNAAAKNWGTVTRGAGLALSVVAHVPTPLVLGPNRLARVVLGTDTVPLYSPELPAGGPTRQRPAPAVPALGMVEAVYFPACVSTMFGPADAASPGVQVSFEQLCARVGVTLVVPPEIDGLCCGTPWASKGLITGQATMRANTLTALRLATRNGALPIICDASSCTEGLRSTIESDENEPSMRVMDAVEFAATRILPNLPAYEKLESLALHPTCSSTRLGINDSLRVVAEGVAVRVDVPENWGCCGFAGDRGMLHPELTESATRTQAAEVAEFGSVAHASCNRTCELGMTRATQEPYRHVLELLADLTAAPLPQSAPSVPLVVPLPA